A single genomic interval of Helianthus annuus cultivar XRQ/B chromosome 13, HanXRQr2.0-SUNRISE, whole genome shotgun sequence harbors:
- the LOC110898913 gene encoding mRNA cap guanine-N7 methyltransferase 1 gives MKRSYQQSSSSYGPPKSKSRHNPDGDAFLEDESTKIFAKKVADHYSARTNQTLEEREASPIIHLKKLNNWIKSVLIQLYAKRGDAVLDLACGKGGDLIKWDKAKIGYYVGIDIAEGSIEDCRTRYNGDADHHQRRKKFTFPARLLSGDCFEVRLDKALADDAPFDLCSCQFAMHYSWSTEARARRALANVSSLLRPGGIFIGTMPDANVIVKKLRAADGLVFGNSVFWIQFDDDFSEKKFKSSSPFGIKYKFHLEDAVDCPEWIVPFDVFKSLAEEYDLELVFVKNSHAFVHEYMKKPEFIELMRRLGALGDGNQDQSTLSSDEWEVAYLYLAYVLRKRGQPEQNRTNTRRDKGKMHLEKEDITYISS, from the exons ATGAAGAGAAGCTATCAGCAGTCATCTTCTTCATATGGACCTCCTAAATCCAAATCCAGACATAATCCAGACG GTGATGCTTTTCTAGAGGACGAGAGCACAAAGATATTTGCCAAGAAAGTTGCTGACCATTACAGTGCAAGGACAAACCAAACCTTGGAGGAGCGAGAAGCGAGTCCCATTATTCATTTAAAGAAGCTCAATAATTGG ATTAAAAGTGTCTTAATTCAGCTATATGCAAAGAGGGGGGATGCAGTTCTTGATCTTGCGTGTGGTAAG gGTGGTGATTTAATCAAATGGGACAAGGCAAAAATTGGATACTATGTCGGAATTGACATAGCAGAGGGATCG ATAGAAGATTGTCGCACTCGTTACAATGGGGATGCAGATCATCATCAGCGCCGTAAAAAATTCACCTTTCCTGCTCGACTGTTAAGCGGTGATTGTTTTGAG GTACGACTAGATAAAGCTTTAGCTGATGATGCACCTTTTGATTTATGTAGTTGCCAG TTTGCTATGCACTACTCATGGTCTACTGAGGCGCGTGCAAGGAGGGCCTTGGCTAATGTATCATCCTTACTTCGTCCAGGTGGAATATTTATTGGAACAATGCCAGATGCTAACGTTATTGTGAAAAAGCTAAGAGCAG CCGATGGATTGGTATTTGGCAATAGTGTCTTCTGGATTCAGTTTGATGACGATTTCTCAGAGAAG AAATTTAAGTCTTCAAGCCCCTTTGGCATAAAGTACAAATTCCACCTAGAG GACGCCGTTGATTGTCCGGAGTGGATTGTGCCATTTGATGTCTTCAAATCACTGGCAGAAGAG TACGATTTAGAGCTTGTTTTCGTGAAGAACTCACATGCATTTGTTCATGAGTACATGAAGAAGCCTGAGTTTATCGAACTCATGCGTAGACTCGGTGCATTGGGTGATGGAAACCAAGACCAGA GTACACTTTCATCAGATGAATGGGAGGTAGCTTATTTATATTTGGCATATGTCTTGAGGAAG CGGGGCCAACCTGAGCAAAACAGAACAAATACACGAAGAGACAAAGGCAAGATGCATCTAGAAAAAGAAGACATAACATATATTAGTAGCTGA